A single Watersipora subatra chromosome 7, tzWatSuba1.1, whole genome shotgun sequence DNA region contains:
- the LOC137400710 gene encoding serine-aspartate repeat-containing protein C-like produces MHESNSQSNSQSNSQSNSQSNSQSNSQSNSQSNSQSNSQSNSQSNSQSNSQSNSQSNSQSNSQSNSQSNSQSNSQSNSQSNSQSNSQSNSQSNSQSNSQFNSQSNSQSNSQSNSQSNSQSNSQSNSQKTDKFGNQVFLTT; encoded by the exons atgcatgag TCTAACTCTCAGTCTAACTCTCAGTCTAACTCTCAGTCTAACTCTCAGTCTAACTCTCAGTCTAACTCTCAGTCTAACTCTCAGTCTAACTCTCAGTCTAACTCTCAGTCTAACTCTCAGTCTAACTCTCAGTCTAACTCTCAGTCTAACTCTCAGTCTAACTCTCAGTCTAACTCTCAGTCTAACTCTCAGTCTAACTCTCAGTCTAACTCTCAGTCTAACTCTCAGTCTAACTCTCAGTCTAACTCTCAGTCTAACTCTCAGTCTAACTCTCAGTCTAACTCTCAGTTTAACTCTCAGTCTAACTCTCAGTCTAACTCTCAGTCTAACTCTCAGTCTAACTCTCAGTCTAACTCTCAGTCTAACTCTCAGAAAACAGACAAGTTTGGAAACCAAGTATTTTTAACGACCTGA
- the LOC137401098 gene encoding uncharacterized protein — MRSIQLVLLSSTLYFTAKAFSINRADLKQSTEEVSPEPNRPSGGSQQLDKSIKEYSKNRATELNRYTDSLFKAIASSFLRRQEDTTSKAKLLRSLKGEIEDASSIDIILQDLLSVKPRKPSHSLIKASSDNYKMWKDREVDVIYEDA; from the exons ATGAGAAGCATACAGCTTGTGTTGCTATCAAGCACTCTGTATTTTACCGCGAAAGCCTTCAGTATCAACAGA gctgacCTAAAACAGAGTACTGAGGAAGTTAGTCCAGAACCAAACAGGCCTTCAGGTGGCTCCCAACAACTCGATAAATCAATCAAGGAATACTCCAAAAATAGAGCAACAGAGCTAAACAG atATACAGACTCTCTGTTCAAAGCCATAGCCTCTTCTTTTCTAAGACGCCAAGAGGATACAACTTCTAAAGCCAAGTTATTGCGTTCTCTAAAGGGTGAAATAGAAGATGCCTCTTCAATAGATATTATACTACAAG ATCTCTTATCAGTTAAGCCAAGGAAACCCTCCCACAGTCTAATCAAAGCTTCATCTGACAATTACAAAATGTGGAAGGATAGAGAAGTTGACGTTATCTATGAAGACGCGTAG
- the LOC137401020 gene encoding uncharacterized protein yields the protein MMDNHVSHYGYGVLKLAKDDGIHSVTIAPHTSNKTQPLDLTVFGPMSHHYNKANSWQMMNPAEPISIYQSAAFICDFYTKACSAPNILSGFRKSGFWPYDREVFTDIDFLPSAVTDRNENRIPGIEQPQPGTSRPTVEVNSLEHPTAHPNSSAASAITPSTSLVISRPLPHKRPKPIKQTKRKKIEHGYINSTPSLKRKIPQEDSSSTDRDEDAIVPVDDSSADEIDEEELPNTLPEVGRLKGNASDGEVEVRFYRRGMTIFSNYHQQKMWHM from the exons ATGATGGACAATCACGTAAGTCATTATGGCTATGGAGTGTTAAAGCTAGCCAAAGACGATGgtatacatagtgttaccattgCCCCACACACCAGCAATAAAACGCAACCACTCGATCTCACAGTTTTTGGGCCAATGTCCCATCATTACAACAAGGCTAACTCATGGCAAATGATGAATCCGGCAGAGCCGATCAGTATATACCAGAGTGCTGCATTTATCTGTGACTTTTACACCAAGGCTTGTAGTGCGCCAAACATACTCAGTGGCTTCAGAAAATCTGGATTTTGGCCATATGATCGAGAAGTCTTTACTGACATAGACTTTCTCCCATCTGCTGTAACAGATCGCAACGAAAATAGGATCCCAGGAATTGAACAACCGCAGCCAGGAACCAGCCGGCCGACAGTTGAAGTCAATTCCCTTGAACATCCTACTGCTCATCCAAATAGTAGTGCTGCAAGTGCCATCACTCCATCCACTTCACTAGTAATCAGTCGACCGCTCCCACACAAAAGGCCAAAGCCTATTAAACAAACTAAGAGAAAAAAAATCGAACATGGATACATCAATAGCACACCATCACTAAAGAGAAAAATACCCCAGGAAGACAGCAGCTCTACAGATAGAGATGAGGATGCTATAGTTCCGGTCGATGACTCATCTGCAGATGAGATTGATGAAGAAGAGCTGCCGAACACTCTTCCAGAG GTTGGACGGCTAAAAGGTAACGCGTCGGATGGTGAAGTTGAGGTGCGATTTTACAGACGGGGGATGACAATCTTTTCAAACTACCATCAACAGAAGATGTGGCATATGTGA